The Bacteroidota bacterium genome contains a region encoding:
- a CDS encoding inositol monophosphatase — protein MNLQEITLSVCALTKQVGAFILSEKGKLKSGGIEVKGLNDFVTHVDKTSERMLIEGLSKLIPESGFIAEENTSDKKGAHYNWIIDPLDGTTNFIHSVPCFCISIALMRDDKLVAGVVHELNLDECFYAWENSDAFMNGSKISVSTAPTLKDSLLATGFPYYDYSRLDDYMDLFKHFMQHSHGLRRLGSAAADLAYVACGRFEGFYEYCLKPWDVAAGAFIVQQAGGKVTDFKGGDNYLFGQEIVSGNGLMFEEFLASVKQFMKEK, from the coding sequence ATGAACCTGCAAGAAATAACATTGTCCGTTTGTGCGCTTACCAAGCAAGTTGGTGCGTTCATCCTAAGCGAAAAAGGTAAGTTAAAGAGCGGAGGAATTGAAGTCAAAGGCCTTAACGATTTTGTAACGCATGTGGATAAGACTTCCGAGCGAATGCTTATTGAAGGCCTATCCAAACTCATTCCGGAAAGTGGTTTTATTGCTGAGGAAAATACTTCTGATAAAAAAGGGGCGCATTACAATTGGATTATTGACCCTTTAGATGGTACCACAAACTTTATTCATTCCGTACCTTGCTTTTGCATCAGTATTGCGCTCATGCGCGATGATAAACTCGTTGCTGGGGTGGTGCATGAATTAAATTTAGATGAATGCTTTTACGCTTGGGAAAATAGTGATGCCTTTATGAATGGCTCAAAAATTTCAGTGTCTACTGCTCCCACTTTGAAGGATTCCTTATTAGCAACTGGGTTTCCTTATTATGATTACAGCCGATTAGACGATTACATGGATTTGTTTAAACATTTTATGCAGCATTCTCATGGCTTGCGCAGACTAGGTTCTGCTGCCGCTGATTTGGCTTATGTGGCCTGTGGACGATTTGAAGGCTTTTATGAATATTGCTTAAAACCTTGGGATGTTGCCGCAGGTGCTTTTATAGTGCAACAAGCCGGAGGAAAAGTTACCGATTTTAAAGGTGGAGATAATTATTTGTTTGGACAGGAAATTGTGAGTGGGAATGGGTTGATGTTTGAGGAGTTTTTGGCGTCAGTAAAGCAATTTATGAAAGAAAAATAA
- a CDS encoding outer membrane beta-barrel protein, protein MKTKTTALIFILLLSSMLITYAQKGFKLGIMGGPQLTGIKGLAVEKLRTFNWNAGMNVGYSFTERRSISLGLCYSSQGQRYKLNYLNAIFISTGLIAENETYYQHLNFLKIPLLFNYKSNTTQRIAYYGSIGPELTYLSKATLNFVHANLSKDVSFAYKKTNLGIAAGFGISIKLNENVQILTGMHFSHDLLKASTFFTEKLYNFTEGVEFGLVYQFNKKKE, encoded by the coding sequence TTGAAAACAAAAACAACTGCACTAATTTTCATTTTGCTATTGAGTTCCATGTTGATAACATACGCCCAAAAAGGATTTAAATTGGGAATAATGGGTGGTCCACAATTAACAGGAATCAAAGGATTAGCTGTTGAAAAGTTGAGAACATTTAATTGGAATGCAGGAATGAATGTAGGCTATTCATTTACAGAAAGAAGATCCATTTCACTTGGGCTCTGCTATTCATCACAAGGGCAGCGTTATAAACTTAACTATTTAAATGCAATTTTTATCTCTACAGGTTTAATTGCTGAAAATGAAACGTATTATCAACACTTAAATTTTCTCAAAATTCCATTACTATTCAATTATAAAAGTAATACCACCCAACGAATTGCCTATTATGGAAGTATTGGACCGGAATTAACGTACCTTTCTAAAGCAACACTTAATTTTGTTCACGCCAATCTATCTAAGGATGTTTCATTCGCTTACAAAAAAACAAATTTAGGAATTGCAGCAGGGTTCGGTATTTCAATAAAATTAAATGAAAATGTGCAAATACTTACCGGAATGCATTTCAGTCACGATCTGCTCAAAGCAAGTACTTTTTTTACCGAAAAACTCTATAATTTTACTGAAGGAGTTGAATTTGGTTTAGTATATCAATTCAATAAAAAGAAAGAATAA
- the ettA gene encoding energy-dependent translational throttle protein EttA, which translates to MSDDKKVIFSMVKVSKIFPPQKQVLKDIYLSFFYGAKIGIIGLNGSGKSTLLKIIAGVEKSFQGDVVFSPGYTVGYLEQEPQLDESKTVMEIVREGAQEVVDILKEYEEINNKFAEPMSDEAMEKLLARQSVVSDLIEQHDAWELDTKLERAMDALRCPEGDTPISVCSGGERRRVALCRLLLKKPDILLLDEPTNHLDAESIDWLEQFLQSYAGTVIAITHDRYFLDNVAGWILELDRGEGIPWKGNYTSWLEQKGKRLAMEEKTESKRQKTLARELEWVRQGAKGRQAKGKARLAAYDKMLNEDVKQKEEKLELFIPNGPRLGNEVIEAIGVSKAFGDKLLYENLNFKLPPAGIVGIIGPNGAGKTTLFKMIMKQLAPDAGEFKVGDTVKLSYVDQSHNEIDPNKTVWENITGGNEVIEMGGKTINSRAYVSRFNFNGADQGKKCGILSGGERNRLHLAMALKAEGNVILLDEPTNDIDVNTLRALEEGLENFAGCAVIISHDRWFLDRVCTHILAFEGDSKIYYFEGGYTEYEENKKKRMGDVEPKRIRFKKLVV; encoded by the coding sequence AAAAGTGATTTTTTCGATGGTGAAAGTGAGTAAAATCTTTCCACCTCAAAAGCAAGTATTAAAAGACATTTACCTTTCATTTTTCTATGGAGCAAAAATTGGAATCATCGGTTTAAATGGTTCCGGTAAATCCACCCTGTTAAAAATTATTGCAGGAGTCGAAAAATCTTTTCAAGGGGATGTAGTCTTTTCACCGGGTTATACTGTAGGCTACTTGGAGCAAGAGCCGCAATTGGATGAAAGCAAAACAGTGATGGAAATTGTGCGTGAAGGCGCGCAGGAAGTGGTTGATATCCTTAAGGAATACGAAGAAATCAACAATAAATTTGCCGAGCCCATGAGCGATGAGGCCATGGAAAAATTACTGGCGCGCCAATCGGTCGTATCTGATTTAATTGAACAGCACGATGCTTGGGAGTTAGACACGAAATTGGAAAGGGCCATGGATGCGTTGCGTTGCCCGGAAGGTGATACGCCTATTAGCGTGTGTAGTGGAGGGGAGAGAAGACGTGTTGCACTTTGCAGATTGTTGCTTAAAAAGCCGGATATTTTATTGTTAGATGAGCCTACCAACCATTTGGATGCCGAAAGTATTGATTGGTTGGAGCAATTCTTACAAAGTTATGCAGGTACCGTAATCGCTATCACACACGATAGGTATTTCTTGGATAATGTGGCCGGATGGATTTTAGAATTAGATAGAGGTGAAGGTATTCCGTGGAAAGGTAATTATACCTCCTGGTTGGAACAAAAAGGAAAGCGTTTGGCCATGGAAGAAAAAACCGAAAGCAAGCGTCAGAAGACCTTAGCACGGGAGTTGGAATGGGTGCGACAAGGAGCTAAAGGTCGCCAGGCAAAAGGGAAAGCACGTTTGGCTGCCTACGATAAAATGTTGAATGAAGATGTGAAACAGAAAGAAGAAAAGCTGGAGCTCTTTATTCCTAATGGTCCTCGCTTAGGTAATGAAGTTATTGAAGCCATTGGCGTTTCGAAAGCATTTGGAGATAAGTTATTATATGAAAACCTGAATTTCAAATTACCTCCTGCAGGAATTGTGGGAATTATTGGACCAAACGGTGCGGGTAAAACCACTTTGTTTAAAATGATTATGAAACAACTGGCTCCCGATGCCGGAGAATTTAAAGTGGGTGACACCGTAAAATTGAGTTATGTAGATCAGTCGCACAACGAAATTGATCCCAATAAAACAGTTTGGGAAAACATTACCGGTGGAAACGAGGTGATTGAAATGGGAGGAAAGACAATTAATTCTCGCGCCTATGTTTCGCGTTTTAACTTTAATGGGGCTGATCAGGGAAAAAAATGTGGCATACTTTCCGGTGGAGAGCGTAACCGTTTGCATTTAGCGATGGCTTTAAAGGCAGAGGGGAACGTTATTTTATTGGATGAGCCTACCAACGATATTGATGTGAACACCTTGCGGGCCTTGGAAGAAGGGTTAGAAAATTTTGCCGGATGTGCTGTAATTATTTCCCACGACCGTTGGTTTTTGGATCGTGTGTGTACGCATATTCTTGCCTTTGAGGGAGATTCAAAAATATATTATTTTGAAGGTGGCTATACCGAATACGAAGAAAACAAGAAGAAACGAATGGGGGATGTGGAGCCGAAAAGAATTCGATTTAAGAAATTGGTGGTTTAA